The Juglans regia cultivar Chandler chromosome 6, Walnut 2.0, whole genome shotgun sequence genome contains the following window.
TTGCCAGCCCTTATTTTGATGGGCAGGCAGATGACTTCGACAAAAGCATCACAAGTGCAATATTCCAGTACAATGGTAACTACACTCCTCCATCGTCGCCTGTCTATCCGACTAACATCCCTGGTTTTTATGACATTGGCGCTGCAACTTTCTACACATCAAGTCTGAGGAGTTTGGCAACCCCAGAGCATCCTGTGGACGTCCCTCAAAATGTCTCCACCAGAATGTACATAGCAGTATCTATAAACATGATGAAATGTCCCAATGCCTCGTGTGCAGGGCCTGATGGGAACAGGCTTTCTTCCGGCCTAAACAACATCAGTTTTGCTAACCCTTCCATGGATATATTGCAAGCTTATTACAGGTACCTTTACTCTCTTCAGAATTTTAAGCATGATTTCAtgcaaatttaattaaatataaattaccGTTAAGGACATAATTAGTTCGATCGAGGATAACTCCAAATGAATAGTCTTTTATAGCATGAACATTcttatataatatctttattataACTAAAAGAATGCATATGACcgattattaattaatggtatTGATCTAATGAAATAACATCCGGTCTCTCATAATtaacatttttgttttccaGGAACATAAGTGGATATTACGACACAAATTTCCCAAACAGACCACCACATGTGTTTAACTTCACCTCAGAGGATTTGTTGACAGACAATGTGACCATCTCGGACCAGGGTACGAGGGTGAAAGTGCTAGATTATAACGCAACCGTCGAAATAACGTTTCAGGGGACTAACATCATGAATTCAGGAGAAAATCATCCAATGCATCTTCATGGGTTTAGATTTTATGTGGTCGGAACGGGAACTGGAAACTTCGACAAGGAAACCGATCCACTAACTTATAATTTGGTTGATCCGCCTGAAGCTAACACTGTTCCAGTTCCTAAGGATGGATGGGCTACCATCAGATTCATAGCTAGTAATCCAGGTAAAATTCAATAAGTTTGACTCACGTACTTGCATATTTGACATGACTgttcttgatttttttcttttttgggatgAATAAAGGGTATTAATAGATTGAAAAATGGATGACTTCTCTGCAGGGGTTTGGTACATGCATTGCCATTTTGATCGGCACATGAGTTGGGGTATGGACACAGCTTTTATAGTAAAGAACGGTGGCACCGAAGATTCGACTCTCCTCCCTCCTCCGGCCTACATGCCACCTTGTGAATCTGATTCTTTGTATGGCGTCCGACCATCAATTTTCcagaaaaaagagtaaaaaaaaaaaagaagttatttCTGATAGTATTAGCTAGCTTTCAAATTATCATGTTTTGGACTAGGTTTGAGTTTTTGACGAGGTAAAGGCTAGCAGTTACTCATAATTCTTGGTAAACGACGAAAGCTGGTAAAATGTTATGTATTCTCTCCTTTTTCAGAAATTAACATCAATAATATTCATATGAGCTAGAAAGATGAAAGAAGGAGTGTCTATTCAGGGATAAGTCAAAAGATGCAGGGTGTTACGTAAATAAATTGACCAAATCTATATTCAATGTATCTTCGTTTGAAAaggtttttcttttgagaaataataatcaaaatacttcgtactatttattattttattattactttttatttattttttactactattcaatattctatacactactattcacataatactTGAGAACATCTCGCTACTCAAATGCAACCTTAATCTTTAGGTACGGTGGACTAGTGTtatcaagagaaaatatatatttgcgtttttactttttgttataaTAAATCGACTCACACATGTAGATcagtgatcatatatatatatatatatatatatatatatatgtatgtatgttgcACATATCAAGCTTGAAATTATGTAGCAAAATTCTATCACCAAACCTCAATACTATCATGTATTTACTTCTTTATCCGTGTATGTGATGCacttgaaaaatattcaaaaaaactTCAATCTCCTCAAACAAAGAggccaaaacaaataaaatactttGTGCCGAAGTTTAAATTGATCAAGTACTTTTGTTCAGTAGTATTGATACAACTTAGAGCCAACATTCCACTAGTACAACAAGTCAAACAAAAGTCAAGAACaatccaacaacaacaaaacatcaAGAT
Protein-coding sequences here:
- the LOC109013368 gene encoding laccase-14-like, whose translation is MYSFSELLGLLVLSEILLICMAQNNVHYYDFVLKDTNFTKLCATKSIFAVNESFPGPVIRVHKGDTVYVNVYNQGTYGVTIHWHGIKQPRNPWFDGPEYITQCPIPAGTNFTYQVLLSSEEGTLFWHAHSDWTRATVHGAFVILPAEGTTYPFPKPDEEQVLVFASWYKEDVMTLLDEALRYGGLTTLSDSYAINGEPGDFYPCSRDTTYRMSVDYGKTYLLRIVNTVQNTEMFFAIADHNLTVVGWDGSYVKPLVCSYIMITPGQTMDVLVTANQSLGHYYMLASPYFDGQADDFDKSITSAIFQYNGNYTPPSSPVYPTNIPGFYDIGAATFYTSSLRSLATPEHPVDVPQNVSTRMYIAVSINMMKCPNASCAGPDGNRLSSGLNNISFANPSMDILQAYYRNISGYYDTNFPNRPPHVFNFTSEDLLTDNVTISDQGTRVKVLDYNATVEITFQGTNIMNSGENHPMHLHGFRFYVVGTGTGNFDKETDPLTYNLVDPPEANTVPVPKDGWATIRFIASNPGVWYMHCHFDRHMSWGMDTAFIVKNGGTEDSTLLPPPAYMPPCESDSLYGVRPSIFQKKE